A stretch of Salvelinus alpinus chromosome 4, SLU_Salpinus.1, whole genome shotgun sequence DNA encodes these proteins:
- the LOC139574484 gene encoding transmembrane protein 271-like, which translates to MKLSGKGLCTIVSSALLFVCAVSEVVVGFKCISLGTKVKVHFHLSTAAGAFYSGILVGLGQALLGFALLCCKGTPGCRNFFLLGILVFLLGVLTAFSGAVVDGDTVSLVERKYSHYCLDIDSVELTAICNQLKEYQRSLVISTILSTLECLLGLMNLVIIKRYKTAQFYRRRQSQRQSVGTIIFSEEQDFTVSEFQPVSYINLGVFQVFDEAGVEVQCGGHPSIDLPGYSPTDPELNHSYPFSYPLPNELPPAYEDIFPGDESNK; encoded by the coding sequence ATGAAGTTGAGTGGGAAAGGACTGTGTACCATCGTCTCCAGCGCCCTCCTCTTCGTCTGCGCGGTGAGCGAAGTTGTTGTCGGATTCAAATGCATCTCGCTGGGCACCAAAGTAAAAGTGCATTTTCACCTGTCGACCGCGGCCGGGGCTTTCTACTCGGGGATACTGGTCGGACTCGGGCAGGCGCTGCTGGGCTTTGCGCTGCTTTGTTGCAAAGGGACGCCCGGGTGCCGGAATTTCTTTCTTCTGGGTATCCTGGTGTTTTTGTTGGGAGTTCTCACCGCCTTCTCCGGCGCCGTGGTGGACGGGGACACGGTGTCTCTGGTGGAGCGCAAATATTCCCATTATTGCCTAGACATAGACTCAGTGGAATTAACCGCCATCTGCAACCAACTGAAGGAATATCAGAGAAGTCTAGTCATCTCAACCATTCTTAGCACTTTGGAATGCCTTCTCGGGCTTATGAACTTGGTGATCATCAAAAGGTACAAAACAGCGCAGTTTTACAGACGGAGGCAATCACAGAGGCAGAGCGTGGGGACTATTATTTTCAGTGAGGAGCAGGACTTTACCGTGTCCGAATTCCAACCGGTTTCCTACATTAACTTGGGGGTATTTCAAGTGTTCGACGAAGCAGGTGTTGAAGTACAATGCGGGGGCCACCCGTCTATAGATCTCCCGGGTTACTCACCCACGGATCCCGAGCTCAACCATTCCTACCCCTTTTCTTACCCGCTACCGAACGAGTTACCGCCCGCGTACGAAGACATTTTCCCTGGAGATGAAAGTAACAAATAG